From a single Vanacampus margaritifer isolate UIUO_Vmar chromosome 15, RoL_Vmar_1.0, whole genome shotgun sequence genomic region:
- the LOC144035472 gene encoding FERM domain-containing protein 7: MDERQTLTWTRRKVCRETKFRLRVVFLDDSERTFEVEQNVLGCDFFNKVCGHLKLLEKEYFGLEYRHHGGNYVWLELLKPLAKQIEYTSELFFRFMVKFFPPDPGQLKRGLTRYLFALQVKQDLSNGSLTCNDNSAALLVSHILQSELGDYDEELDCQHLEMKHYAPNQEYLDHKILRFHKKHRGLSPSESDVQLLELARKLDMYGIRPQSASDGEGARINLAVTHSGVLVFQGNTKINAFSWAKIRKLSFKRKHFLIKLHAAVGPSRKDTLEFCMATRDVCKAFWKTCVEYHAFFRLAEEPKATHKKMLLSTKGSSFRYSGRTQKQLLECLGSSEKKSSHFESTSHQADYDPRQCQSSPDLLTDVSKQQYEDAFPRSAGASERNQPYATPRCRSLARVTPLSPQVRPPPAMNCHTRDRVPRPSGIYGNRLRRRPVPHPDAAQQLVLLYPNSPAYHYHPVLPTFPRPYFSDCAASLECLQQPRRRDGRARPSFYGMAGAYHAGSNGAGLMGRTEAGHYSDDCNFLPGLPRQPDVKFHLPASEFRPLGYYPHLTRPTRPTYLPLNAAPLPERPTGSYSDSEPEVFYPYYCPPPPLGRLLRPGGTARMRFSSGSLQLDEEDEEEVKKEETKGATKVTL; this comes from the exons ATGGACGAGCGGCAGACGCTCACATGGACACGCCGCAAAGTCTGCAGGGAGACCAAATTTAGACTGCGTGTGGTTTTCCTGGACGACAGTGAACGCACCTTCGAGGTGGAG CAAAACGTTTTGGGCTGCGACTTCTTCAACAAAGTGTGCGGTCACCTGAAGCTCCTGGAGAAGGAATACTTCGGCCTGGAGTACCGACACCACGGCGGCAACTAC GTGTGGCTGGAGCTACTTAAGCCGCTAGCAAAACAGATTGAAT ACACCAGCGAGCTCTTCTTCCGGTTCATGGTTAAGTTCTTCCCTCCAGACCCCGGACAACTAAAGAGGGGCCTCACTCG GTACCTTTTCGCTTTGCAGGTCAAGCAGGACCTGTCCAACGGCAGTCTGACATGTAATGACAACAGCGCCGCCCTGCTGGTGTCTCACATACTGCAGT CAGAACTTGGGGACTATGATGAGGAACTGGACTGTCAGCACCTGGAGATGAAGCACTACGCCCCCAACCAGGAGTACCTGGACCACAAGATCCTCCGCTTCCACAAGAAACACAG AGGGTTGTCTCCATCCGAGTCGGACGTCCAGCTGCTGGAGTTGGCCAGGAAGCTGGACATGTACGGCATCCGGCCGCAGTCGGCCAGCGACGGCGAGGGCGCGCGCATCAATCTGGCCGTCACGCACTCGGGCGTGCTGGTCTTTCAG ggaaACACCAAGATCAACGCGTTCAGCTGGGCCAAGATTCGCAAACTGAGCTTCAAGCGCAAACATTTCCTCATCAAGCTGCATGCCGCCGTTGGG CCGTCCCGCAAGGACACGCTGGAGTTCTGTATGGCCACTCGGGACGTGTGCAAGGCGTTTTGGAAAACGTGCGTGGAGTACCACGCCTTCTTCCGGCTAGCCGAAGAGCCTAAAGCGACACACAAGAAGATGCTGCTGTCAACTAAAGGCTCCAGCTTTAGATATAG CGGGCGCACACAGAAGCAGCTGCTGGAATGTTTGGGATCGAGCGAGAAGAAGTCTTCGCACTTTGAGAG CACTTCCCATCAGGCAGACTACGACCCCCGGCAGTGCCAATCGTCTCCCGATCTCCTCACCGACGTCTCCAAACAA CAGTACGAGGACGCCTTCCCCCGGTCCGCTGGTGCCTCGGAGCGGAACCAGCCGTATGCCACCCCGAGGTGTCGCAGCCTCGCCCGAGTCACGCCCCTCTCGCCGCAGGTGCGACCACCACCCGCGATGAACTGTCACACGAGGGACCGAGTGCCGAGGCCTTCCGGTATCTACGGCAACCGCTTGCGACGCCGGCCCGTCCCACACCCGGATGCGGCACAGCAGCTGGTCCTCCTGTACCCCAACAGCCCCGCCTACCACTACCACCCGGTCCTGCCGACATTCCCGCGCCCGTATTTCTCGGACTGCGCCGCCTCGCTGGAGTGCTTGCAGCAGCCGAGGAGGCGGGACGGGAGAGCGCGGCCGTCTTTCTACGGGATGGCGGGGGCGTACCACGCGGGAAGCAACGGGGCGGGGTTAATGGGCCGTACAGAGGCGGGGCATTACAGCGACGACTGCAACTTCCTTCCGGGGCTCCCTCGCCAACCGGACGTCAAGTTTCACCTCCCCGCGTCAGAATTCCGCCCCCTTGGCTACTATCCCCACTTGACACGTCCCACAAGGCCCACCTACCTCCCGCTCAACGCCGCCCCGCTGCCTGAACGCCCCACGGGGAGCTACAGTGACTCCGAGCCTGAAGTTTTTTACCCGTATTACTGCCCGCCGCCCCCGCTGGGGAGGCTGTTGCGGCCCGGCGGAACGGCCCGGATGAGGTTCTCCTCTGGGAGCCTCCAGCTGgatgaggaggacgaggaggaggtaAAAAAAGAGGAGACCAAAGGAGCGACCAAGGTCACACTGTAG
- the LOC144035471 gene encoding mitogen-activated protein kinase kinase kinase 11 — protein MEPLKNIFSRGPLSNWKNLEQSQKGNFTNPVWTALFDYEASCKDELTLRKGDLVEVLSLDSEISGDEGWWAGKVNNKVGIFPSNYGSFKPSGYGKLPGSAVVNELGPAMVGEFEPAVVNFRELSLQEVIGVGGFGKVYRGTWRGALVAVKAARQDPDEDISVTAQNVRQEARLFAMLTHPNIIALKGVCLQEPNLCLIMEYASGGPLSRALAGRRIPPHVLVNWAVQIARGMLYLHSEAIVPVIHRDLKSNNILLAQPMENECMEALTLKITDFGLAREWHKTTKMSTAGTYAWMAPEVIKSSTFSKGSDVWSYGVLLWELLTGEAPYRGIDGLAVAYGVAVNKLTLPIPSTCPEPFAQLMSECWDQDPHRRPSFSSILAQLTALERQVMEEMPQDSFHSLQEDWKLEIQDMFDELRAKEKELRCREEELKRAALEQKSHEEFLRQREQQLAQWEQDVFERELSLLILHLNQNQNQEKPNVKKRKGTFKKHKLKSKNGEKISMPQDFIHKITVQASPGLEKRRNSPDLGSGSSPSFGPRFRAIQLSPSDNSRSFGLSPAWPLEAPSHKQANGELKLCPHWRPQSPKSPKSPKVLRLSPQESSLSMRAKLLVSHCNEDAEAADDFEEYRPSTPTPPPAHNGSSAKDSLRLPLHQRDSGSEEGGSSPVGSPRPDRGPLSLMKSTHRALLGSGSLLASVGLGRCLDVSPKVPPRTNPPSLEECATSFLENSLPKPPVREPPIVDDLITFSASEPLPKPLLELALRCQELKPLPVTPPSTRRERGAWQDVSPGERNPSFHAANGDAGSESLEHRSQRRRRSSPGLHGSQLVLDLPLCQDTQDSDEKPPAPSAPHPNAAHWSPKTCRLEVSVIPRPRPSPIRPRIDAWSFISAGGSTSGASRNPSRSDGVPLGYQPSPTNPFTNYEPFPSPSCDPFALRADPSSASDKASPFDPFSTPFPTSRSAPCSANGSPTLPSFRIAPLNPADSPLIDLSWAACGKTLDGTKERVRPRRTLGLKPFKSPTQLRDDRF, from the exons ATGGAGCCACTGAAGAACATATTCAGTCGAGGCCCGTTGTCCAACTGGAAGAACTTGGAACAATCGCAAAAAGGCAACTTCACCAACCCCGTGTGGACGGCCTTGTTCGACTATGAGGCGTCCTGCAAAGACGAGCTCACCCTACGCAAGGGTGACCTGGTGGAGGTCCTCTCTCTGGACTCTGAGATCTCCGGCGATGAAGGTTGGTGGGCGGGGAAGGTCAACAACAAGGTGGGCATCTTCCCCTCCAACTATGGCTCCTTCAAGCCCAGTGGATACGGGAAGCTCCCGGGCAGCGCCGTGGTCAACGAGCTGGGCCCCGCCATGGTGGGCGAGTTCGAACCCGCCGTGGTGAATTTCCGCGAACTGAGCCTCCAGGAGGTGATCGGGGTGGGCGGCTTCGGGAAGGTGTACCGTGGTACGTGGCGAGGGGCGCTGGTGGCGGTGAAGGCCGCCCGCCAGGACCCGGACGAGGACATCAGCGTGACGGCGCAAAACGTCCGGCAGGAGGCGCGTCTCTTCGCCATGCTCACCCACCCCAACATCATCGCCTTGAAAGGCGTTTGTCTGCAGGAGCCCAATTTGTGCCTCATCATGGAGTACGCGTCGGGCGGGCCCTTGAGCCGGGCGCTGGCCGGCCGCCGCATCCCGCCTCACGTCCTCGTCAACTGGGCTGTGCAGATAGCTCGCGGAATGCTGTACCTTCACAGCGAGGCCATCGTCCCCGTCATCCACCGAGACCTCAAGTCCAACAACA TCCTTCTGGCTCAGCCCATGGAGAACGAATGCATGGAGGCGCTGACGCTCAAGATCACCGACTTTGGTCTCGCCAGGGAGTGGCACAAGACCACCAAGATGAGCACGGCCGGCACCTACGCCTGGATGGCCCCCGAGGTTATCAAGTCCTCCACCTTCTCCAAGGGCAGCGATGTTTGgag TTATGGCGTTCTGCTGTGGGAGTTGCTGACGGGAGAGGCGCCCTACAGAGGGATCGACGGGTTGGCTGTGGCGTACGGCGTGGCCGTCAACAAGCTGACGCTGCCCATCCCTTCCACGTGTCCCGAACCCTTCGCTCAGCTCATGTCAG AGTGCTGGGACCAGGACCCCCATCGCAGACCCAGCTTTAGCTCCATCTTGGCTCAGCTGACGGCGCTGGAGCGGCAAGTGATGGAGGAGATGCCGCAGGACTCCTTCCACTCTCTGCAGGAGGATTGGAAGTTGGAGATCCAGGACATGTTTGACGAGCTGCGCGCCAAGGAAAAG gaGCTGCGGTGTCGCGAGGAGGAGCTGAAGCGGGCGGCGCTGGAGCAGAAGTCCCACGAGGAGTTCCTGCGGCAGCGCGAGCAGCAGCTGGCCCAGTGGGAGCAGGACGTGTTTGAACGCGAGCTCAGCCTCCTCATCTTGCACCTGAACCAGAACCAGAACCAGGAGAAGCCCAACGTCAAGAAGCGCAAGGGCACCTTCAAGAAGCACAAGCTCAAGAGCAAGAACGGCGAGAAGATCAGCATGCCACAAG atttcaTCCACAAGATCACAGTGCAGGCCTCCCCAGGCCTGGAGAAGAGGCGAAACTCGCCCGATTTGGGCTCCGGCTCCTCGCCATCGTTCGGCCCGCGTTTCCGTGCAATCCAGC TCAGTCCCAGTGACAACAGCAGGTCGTTTGGTCTGAGCCCAGCGTGGCCCCTCGAGGCCCCATCCCATAAACAGGCCAACGGAGAGCTGAAGTTGTGCCCGCACTGGAGGCCCCAGAGTCCCAAAAGTCCCAAGAGCCCCAAAGTCCTGCGACTCAGTCCTCAGGAGAGCAG TTTGTCGATGAGAGCCAAGCTGTTGGTGTCCCATTGCAACGAGGACGCGGAAGCTGCAGACGACTTTGAGGAGTACAGACCCTCCACGCCGACCCCTCCCCCGGCTCACAACG GCTCCTCGGCGAAGGACAGCCTGCGGCTTCCTCTTCACCAGAGAGACTCTGGCAGTGAAGAAGGAGGCTCTTCTCCAGTGGGCTCCCCCAGGCCGGACCGGGGCCCGCTCAGCCTGATGAAGAGCACGCACCGCGCCCTGCTGGGCAGCGGCTCCCTCTTGGCCTCCGTGGGCTTGGGTCGGTGCTTGGACGTCTCCCCCAAAGTGCCCCCTCGAACTAATCCGCCATCCCTCGAGGAGTGCGCCACCTCCTTTTTGGAGAACTCGCTCCCTAAGCCCCCCGTTCGGGAACCCCCCATTGTGGACGACCTCATCACCTTCTCCGCCTCTGAGCCGCTTCCCAAGCCGCTTTTGGAATTAGCTTTACGGTGCCAAGAACTGAAGCCGCTGCCCGTCACGCCGCCGAGCACGAGACGCGAGCGCGGGGCTTGGCAGGACGTGAGCCCGGGGGAACGCAACCCGAGCTTCCACGCCGCCAACGGGGACGCGGGTTCTGAGAGCTTGGAGCACAGGAGCCAAAGGAGGAGGAGGTCCAGTCCGGGCCTGCATGGCTCCCAGCTTG TTCTGGACCTCCCCCTGTGCCAAGACACGCAGGACTCTGACGAAAAGCCCCCCGCGCCCAGCGCTCCCCACCCCAACGCCGCCCATTGGAGCCCCAAAACCTGCCGCCTGGAGGTCAGCGTCATCCCCCGCCCTCGCCCCTCACCCATACGGCCCCGCATCGACGCCTGGAGCTTCATCTCAGCGGGCGGCAGCACTTCGGGCGCCAGCCGTAACCCGAGCCGCTCGGACGGCGTCCCGCTGGGCTACCAGCCCTCACCTACCAACCCTTTCACCAACTATGAACCCTTCCCTTCGCCCTCTTGCGACCCCTTCGCCCTCAGGGCCGACCCGTCGAGCGCCTCGGACAAAGCGTCGCCATTCGACCCCTTCTCGACCCCTTTCCCCACCTCGCGTTCGGCCCCGTGCTCCGCCAACGGCTCACCCACGCTGCCGTCGTTCCGCATCGCGCCGCTCAACCCGGCCGACTCGCCTCTCATCGACCTGAGCTGGGCGGCGTGCGGGAAGACCTTGGATGGAACCAAAGAGAGAGTCCGCCCCCGAAGGACTCTGGGACTCAAACCCTTTAAGTCCCCCACGCAACTCCGAGATGACCGGTTCTGA
- the drap1 gene encoding dr1-associated corepressor, whose product MPSKKKKYNARFPPARIKKIMQTDEEIGKVAAAVPVIISRALELFLESLLTKACHVTQSKNAKTMTTSHLKQCIELEQQFDFLKDLVATVPDMQGEGDENHTEATGEKVPRRGRKPGSSHKNGGAGSKSKDKKLSGTESEQEEDTEDSETYGDEEDGSQSSTNLQAASRFHSAGGPQKYPHGDNLVPGDSVAPPQPRGPVTFAPHPSMKTTATPPPAPMLQQNEDYDDEDYDS is encoded by the exons ATGCCgagcaaaaagaagaaatacaaCGCGAGATTTCCACCG GCAAGGATTAAGAAGATTATGCAGACTGATGAAGAAATAGGCAAAGTGGCTGCAGCAGTACCTGTTATTATCT CGAGAGCCCTGGAACTTTTCTTGGAGTCGTTGCTCACAAAGGCCTGTCACGTCACCCAGTCCAAGAATGCCAAGACCATGACGACGTCACACTT AAAGCAATGCATCGAGCTGGAACAGCAGTTTGATTTCTTGAAAGACCTGGTGGCAACGGTTCCGGACATGCAGGGCGAGGGGGATGAGAATCATACCGAGGCGACAGGGGAAAAGGTGCCACGCAG AGGTCGAAAGCCTGGGTCCAGTCACAAAAACGGAGGGGCGGGCTCGAAAAGCAAGGACAAGAAGTTGTCCGGAACCGAGTCAGAACAAGAG GAGGACACGGAGGACAGCGAGACATATGGGGACGAAGAGGATGGCTCTCAATCGAGCACAAATCTGCAGGCTGCATCCAGGTTTCACAG CGCCGGCGGACCCCAAAAGTACCCGCACGGGGACAATCTGGTCCCAGGGGACAGCGTGGCCCCGCCACAACCACGGGGCCCGGTGACCTTTGCCCCGCACCCCTCCATGAAGACCACCGCAACACCTCCACCAGCTCCCATGCTACAACAAAACGAGGACTACGACGACGAAGACTATGACTCTTAG
- the c15h11orf68 gene encoding UPF0696 protein C11orf68 homolog — MEPSFPAETYAAEAMAADMDPGIVFDCEENSMSEFDDWLESNRPSQVRRYGDEELGVSRVGWISVLGPDYFPNTGEVVALQESWEKLVASGRAVNFETVKELALNHSVLWGKWLMHLDRGFKVDHAWECVARAVVDGKISSAKVSPHDPIKGGQHVICVYNDNFTDESQVVELDAHIRASGVKCPMSYKPDVYTHLGIYRNNRWMLCPTIYESKFNLECVPRRSRIINKVTNLDVI, encoded by the coding sequence ATGGAGCCCTCGTTTCCCGCTGAAACTTACGCTGCAGAGGCCATGGCGGCTGACATGGACCCTGGGATCGTGTTCGACTGTGAAGAAAACTCAATGTCAGAGTTCGATGACTGGCTGGAGAGCAACAGGCCATCGCAAGTGAGGCGATATGGTGACGAGGAGCTGGGCGTGAGCCGTGTGGGCTGGATTTCTGTACTGGGTCCGGACTACTTCCCTAATACCGGGGAGGTAGTCGCGCTCCAGGAGAGCTGGGAGAAATTGGTGGCCAGCGGGCGAGCGGTCAACTTTGAGACCGTCAAGGAGCTGGCGTTGAACCACAGCGTCCTCTGGGGCAAGTGGCTCATGCACCTGGACCGCGGCTTCAAGGTGGACCACGCATGGGAGTGCGTGGCCAGAGCGGTGGTGGACGGCAAGATCTCCAGCGCCAAAGTCAGCCCGCACGACCCCATCAAAGGAGGCCAACATGTCATATGCGTCTACAACGATAACTTCACCGACGAGAGCCAAGTGGTCGAATTGGACGCTCACATCCGAGCCTCGGGGGTCAAGTGTCCCATGTCCTACAAGCCTGACGTGTACACGCACCTGGGAATCTACCGGAACAACCGCTGGATGCTTTGTCCCACCATCTACGAGAGTAAATTCAACCTGGAGTGCGTGCCCAGGCGCTCGCGCATCATCAACAAAGTCACCAATCTGGATGTCATATAA